A single region of the Salvelinus sp. IW2-2015 linkage group LG20, ASM291031v2, whole genome shotgun sequence genome encodes:
- the LOC111979990 gene encoding olfactory receptor 52P1-like, whose protein sequence is MTTNIALVFTIAKQKTLHSPMYVLIGSIACIDTLTPFWIVPRMIFSFATGINVFPQGLCLLQMWSVHYTCSFQSSVLFGMAVDRYFAICMPLRYNVVMSYNNCRIASLVIIIRNFIIITAMVALVGTLTFCSSNVLYHTHCEHQLVVTLACGDTSKNYLAGLISFCVPTVDCVGIALSYIAIFVVIFRSAAGESRSKAIHTCRTHLMGICITYSASMTAFMAYRVKHTISPDLRIFISLLYLLLPGLCNPWIYGLRTKEIKVHMVKFLKCGRVDPL, encoded by the coding sequence TATGTGCTGATAGGTTCCATTGCTTGTATTGACACCTTAACTCCCTTTTGGATTGTTCCCAGAATGATATTCAGTTTTGCCACTGggattaatgtttttcctcaaggATTATGTTTGTTGCAGATGTGGTCTGTTCACTACACTTGCAGCTTTCAGTCCTCTGTTCTGTTTGGGATGGCTGTTGACCGGTATTTTGCCATTTGTATGCCATTGCGCTACAATGTCGTCATGAGCTACAATAACTGTCGAATAGCTAGCCTTGTGATTATAATCCGTAACTTCATTATAATAACAGCCATGGTTGCCCTTGTTGGGACTCTAACATTTTGCTCATCCAATGTTTTATATCATACTCACTGTGAACATCAGTTAGTGGTTACATTGGCATGTGGGGACACAAGTAAAAACTATTTGGCAGGTTTGATCAGTTTCTGTGTGCCCACAGTTGACTGTGTTGGCATTGCATTGTCATATATAGCCATTTTTGTGGTCATATTCAGATCAGCAGCAGGAGAGTCTCGTTCTAAAGCCATCCATACGTGCAGRACACATTTAATGGGCATCTGcatcacctactctgcttctatGACAGCATTCATGGCTTACAGGGTAAAACATACCATTAGCCCTGATTTACGTATTTTTATCAGCTTGTTGTATCTCCTTCTTCCTGGTCTTTGTAACCCATGGATTTATGGCCTCAGAACTAAGGAGATAAAGGTGCACATGGTCAAATTTCTCAAGTGTGGAAGAGTTGATCCTTTGTGA